One Chiloscyllium punctatum isolate Juve2018m chromosome 33, sChiPun1.3, whole genome shotgun sequence DNA segment encodes these proteins:
- the LOC140458366 gene encoding sorting nexin-24-like isoform X1, whose protein sequence is MIQVRIPSIGQGASGDSEKVHTVFRVEVLNNGRKHLVDRRYRDFQALHKKLKKTTKTPDFPSKRGLNRRPKALEQKRSGLEAYLQSLVCECDNWTLSREILDFLNIKHIPVGKSPNTVSALDQLDLQNYRFFCHQVVSFTKDAFSQPNPAGLLPNVIVMGVLQGLYLTDPDSEIRNGARSPGTMKLHIPGPESFV, encoded by the exons ATGATCCAGGTCCGGATCCCGAGCATCGGCCAAGGGGCGAGCGGGGACTCGGAGAAGGTTCATACG GTTTTCCGAGTCGAGGTTCTCAACAATGGGCGCAAACACCTCGTGGATCGAAGATATCGAGATTTCCAGGCTCTACATAAAAAG TTAAAAAAGACAACAAAAACACCAGACTTTCCCTCAAAGAGAGGCCTGAATCGAAGGCCCAAAGCCCTGGAACAGAAGAGGTCAGGATTGGAGGCATATTTACAG agtCTTGTGTGTGAATGCGACAATTGGACTTTGTCCCGGGAAATCCTCGACTTCCTGAACATCAAACACATCCCGGTCGGAAAGTCGCCTAATACAGTGAG TGCCCTGGATCAACTCGACCTGCAGAATTACAG GTTTTTTTGTCACCAGGTGGTCAGTTTCACAAAGGATGCCTTTTCTCAACCGAACCCAGCAG GCCTTCTCCCTAATGTGATTGTGATGGGTGTTCTTCAGGGATTGTACCTCACGGATCCAGATTCGGAAATCCGCAATGGAGCAAGATCTCCAGGAACAATGAAATTGCACATTCCTGGACCTGAAAGCTTTGTCTGA
- the LOC140458366 gene encoding sorting nexin-24-like isoform X2 — protein MLQLSASILVFRVEVLNNGRKHLVDRRYRDFQALHKKLKKTTKTPDFPSKRGLNRRPKALEQKRSGLEAYLQSLVCECDNWTLSREILDFLNIKHIPVGKSPNTVSALDQLDLQNYRFFCHQVVSFTKDAFSQPNPAGLLPNVIVMGVLQGLYLTDPDSEIRNGARSPGTMKLHIPGPESFV, from the exons ATGTTGCAATTGTCAGCCTCCATCTTG GTTTTCCGAGTCGAGGTTCTCAACAATGGGCGCAAACACCTCGTGGATCGAAGATATCGAGATTTCCAGGCTCTACATAAAAAG TTAAAAAAGACAACAAAAACACCAGACTTTCCCTCAAAGAGAGGCCTGAATCGAAGGCCCAAAGCCCTGGAACAGAAGAGGTCAGGATTGGAGGCATATTTACAG agtCTTGTGTGTGAATGCGACAATTGGACTTTGTCCCGGGAAATCCTCGACTTCCTGAACATCAAACACATCCCGGTCGGAAAGTCGCCTAATACAGTGAG TGCCCTGGATCAACTCGACCTGCAGAATTACAG GTTTTTTTGTCACCAGGTGGTCAGTTTCACAAAGGATGCCTTTTCTCAACCGAACCCAGCAG GCCTTCTCCCTAATGTGATTGTGATGGGTGTTCTTCAGGGATTGTACCTCACGGATCCAGATTCGGAAATCCGCAATGGAGCAAGATCTCCAGGAACAATGAAATTGCACATTCCTGGACCTGAAAGCTTTGTCTGA